A single region of the Streptomyces sp. ITFR-16 genome encodes:
- a CDS encoding MGMT family protein — MSEHPTGDALPEYAERVLDVADLIPPGRVMTYGDVAEWLGEGGPRQVGRVMALYGAAAPWWRVVRADGTLLPGHELRALARYREEGTPLREAPRSAEGHVPRLDMRRARWDGRTGGPDPDGDGGGGAHT; from the coding sequence ATGAGCGAACACCCGACGGGCGACGCGCTGCCGGAGTACGCGGAGCGCGTGCTCGACGTCGCCGATCTGATCCCGCCCGGCCGCGTCATGACCTACGGCGATGTCGCGGAGTGGCTCGGGGAGGGCGGCCCGCGCCAGGTCGGCCGGGTCATGGCGCTGTACGGGGCGGCCGCGCCCTGGTGGCGCGTGGTGCGCGCCGACGGCACCCTGCTGCCCGGCCACGAACTGCGCGCGCTGGCCCGCTACCGCGAGGAGGGCACCCCGCTGCGCGAGGCCCCGCGCAGCGCGGAGGGCCACGTCCCGCGCCTGGACATGAGACGCGCGCGGTGGGACGGGAGGACCGGCGGCCCGGATCCGGACGGCGACGGCGGCGGGGGAGCTCACACCTGA